The following are encoded together in the Pectobacterium wasabiae CFBP 3304 genome:
- the pelC gene encoding pectate lyase PelC — protein sequence MKYLLPSAAAGLLLLAAQPTMAANTGGYATTDGGNVAGAVNKTARSMQDIIDIIEAAKLDAKGKKVKGGAYPLVITYNGNEDALIKAAENDICGQWSKDARGVEIKEFTKGITIIGTNGSSANFGIWLTKSSDIVIRNMRFGYMPGGAQDGDAIRIDNTPNVWIDHNEIFAKNFECKGTKDGDTTFESAIDIKKASTNVTVSYNYIHGIKKVGLSGFSSSDTGRDLTYHHNIYDDVNARLPLQRGGKVHAYNNLYTNITSSGLNVRQKGIALIERNWFENAKNPVTSRYDGSNFGTWDLRNNNVMSPADFAKYNIIWDKDTKPYVNAEDWKSTGTFPSVSYSYSPVSAQCVKDKLVNYAGVNKNLAVLTAANCN from the coding sequence ATGAAATATCTACTGCCTTCTGCAGCCGCTGGGCTGTTATTGCTTGCAGCCCAACCGACGATGGCGGCAAATACGGGGGGTTATGCTACCACTGACGGCGGTAACGTTGCCGGTGCCGTAAACAAAACAGCGCGTTCCATGCAAGATATCATTGATATTATCGAAGCGGCGAAACTGGACGCTAAAGGTAAGAAAGTCAAAGGTGGCGCTTACCCGCTCGTCATCACCTATAACGGTAATGAAGATGCGCTGATCAAAGCTGCTGAGAATGATATCTGTGGTCAATGGAGTAAAGACGCTCGCGGTGTGGAAATCAAAGAGTTCACCAAAGGGATCACTATCATCGGTACCAATGGTTCTTCCGCCAACTTCGGGATCTGGCTGACGAAATCATCCGATATCGTCATCCGTAATATGCGTTTTGGTTACATGCCGGGCGGTGCGCAGGACGGTGATGCAATTCGTATCGATAACACGCCAAACGTCTGGATTGACCACAACGAGATCTTTGCCAAGAACTTTGAGTGTAAAGGTACAAAAGACGGTGACACCACATTCGAATCCGCAATTGATATCAAGAAAGCGTCTACCAACGTGACCGTGTCGTACAACTACATTCACGGCATCAAAAAGGTAGGACTGAGCGGCTTCAGCAGCAGCGATACGGGTCGTGATCTGACTTACCATCACAATATTTACGATGACGTTAACGCTCGCCTCCCACTGCAACGTGGCGGCAAGGTTCACGCTTACAACAACCTGTATACCAACATCACCAGCTCTGGCCTGAACGTGCGCCAGAAAGGGATTGCGCTGATCGAACGTAACTGGTTCGAAAATGCCAAAAACCCGGTGACCTCACGTTACGACGGTTCCAACTTCGGTACCTGGGATCTGCGTAATAACAACGTGATGAGCCCAGCCGATTTCGCGAAATACAACATCATCTGGGACAAAGATACCAAGCCCTACGTGAATGCTGAAGACTGGAAAAGCACCGGCACGTTCCCTTCTGTTTCTTACAGCTACTCTCCGGTTTCGGCACAGTGCGTGAAGGACAAGCTGGTGAACTATGCTGGCGTGAACAAAAACCTTGCGGTGCTGACAGCAGCAAATTGCAACTAG